TATACGCATATCTTGAAGCGATTGGAAAAACAGATTCAGTACTGTTTGGCCATCAAAATGATATTAATCACAAAGCTGGCAGTGTTAGCGGAGGAACTGAATCGGATGTTAAGGATATAACAGGTTCTATAGCAGCGGTATATGGTGTGGATAGTCTTTCTCTTACAGGAGCTGATTTTGATTCGATTAGTTGGGAAACACCGTTGGCAGAACGTGTAGCTGCTGTAGCAGAAGGTACAAAGAAGGCGGTTGAACAAGGAGCAATTGTCGCACTTACTTCGCATATGCCTAATTTTGAAATAATCGCTAAAAGAGTAGAGAATCAGAAGCCAGGGGATCATACATCGGACACAGTAGGAATATTGGAAGATGGAAGTTACAACTTTTCTGGTTATTCTTCACCAGTATTGACTGGAGATATTGTAACCAGAATTATGCCTGGACAAGATTTAAACAAATATTATACGGCATATTTAGACATGATTGCCGCTTATGCAAAAGCGCTTGAAAAGGACAATATCAGTGTATTGTTCAGGCCTTTTCATGAAAATACAGGAAGCTGGTTCTGGTGGGGCAAAGCTTTTTGTGATGCAGAAGCATATAAAAATTTATACAGATATACTGTAGAATATCTGAGGGATGAAAAAGATGTACACAACTTTATTTATGTTTATGGACCTGGCAGCGAAGCGAACAGTGTTGAAGACTATGAAGAACGTTATCCCGGGGATGAATATGTAGATATGGTTGGATTTGATATGTATCATTCACAGCCTGCAGAAGGGGACTTATTTATTAAAAATCTAAAAGATCAAATTAACATTGTTGGCACATTTGCAAAACAGCATAATAAATTATTTGCAGTGACAGAAACAGGAGTAGCCAATGGTAATCTGGCACTTCTTAAAACAGGGAATGAAAGAAAAGATTGGTTCAATGAAGTGTTAGAAGCTGTGGCTCCATCCGAAGCTTGTTATTTTTTAGTTTGGGCGAACTGGGGAGAAGATGGTGCCTTCTATACGCCATATGTAACAAGTAAAGCAGGTAATACAATTAAAGGGCATGAAATGTTGGATTATTTTATTGATTTTTATAATGACGGGCGTTCTGTCTTTGCCAAAGAAATGGGGGATTTTTCAGAAATAGAAGTTACTGTTGATTCAAATGATAAGGTATATGGTTATTTTAGATCACCTGTTTCCGGCAGCTATGCGCTGGATACAATGGATGTTGAAGCAAGTGTATTTAATATTGATGATGAAAGTAATACAGATGTGAAATTTGTTGCAAAAAATAAAGCTGGTGACTTGATACAAGAAGTTCCGGCAATAAAAAAATCGGATAACAGATATTCTGCACAATTAACGAAAGAGCAAATTGCACAGCTTGGAGAAACGTCCGGGACCCTTGCTTTGGTTGTTAATGATGAAGTGATAAGTAAGATTAATCTTAAATATAATATGCAGAAACCAGTTGTTGATCCTTTTGTCATTGGCAGTTTCGAAGATTA
This region of Defluviitalea raffinosedens genomic DNA includes:
- a CDS encoding glycosyl hydrolase is translated as MFAKKIKRFYAVLLICVMIGTLLPVKWTFALDKELLKFEFSSPDDIISWTNGGSWEYSGRLDIGYDDVLKAMKVDLDYSNNANASWSEAKIACSFPSEQDLSGYNQASFDFIYDPAQMTKGSFAIKLVAGNKDAISSVELVNAQDYGNGLKKVTVVLEFKNDENRVSDLILGIVGQNTDYKGAVYIDNITFAYKEVEDMYVVATKSIIEQTPIAVNKDSIVANGITQKTPDKVKLVDDKAIKATAQLYAYLEAIGKTDSVLFGHQNDINHKAGSVSGGTESDVKDITGSIAAVYGVDSLSLTGADFDSISWETPLAERVAAVAEGTKKAVEQGAIVALTSHMPNFEIIAKRVENQKPGDHTSDTVGILEDGSYNFSGYSSPVLTGDIVTRIMPGQDLNKYYTAYLDMIAAYAKALEKDNISVLFRPFHENTGSWFWWGKAFCDAEAYKNLYRYTVEYLRDEKDVHNFIYVYGPGSEANSVEDYEERYPGDEYVDMVGFDMYHSQPAEGDLFIKNLKDQINIVGTFAKQHNKLFAVTETGVANGNLALLKTGNERKDWFNEVLEAVAPSEACYFLVWANWGEDGAFYTPYVTSKAGNTIKGHEMLDYFIDFYNDGRSVFAKEMGDFSEIEVTVDSNDKVYGYFRSPVSGSYALDTMDVEASVFNIDDESNTDVKFVAKNKAGDLIQEVPAIKKSDNRYSAQLTKEQIAQLGETSGTLALVVNDEVISKINLKYNMQKPVVDPFVIGSFEDYYGEDLILRSVWNTGNGTGCTVEPSLSETNKYAGQYGLEFKYKLIAGGYAGVVKTIETDWSSKNALQLWILPDGKKQKVVIQVQSAGEAFEVYLNEYPEFNGSTEPMLVTIPFSSFAGRDNKNAIFDPSNIQSFGLWCNAILPEGADSQIFVLESVIYYDEIKAVTSDVAKVTFTPIN